The Streptomyces sp. NBC_00224 genome contains the following window.
TCCGCGCCCATCCGGGAGATCAGCGTGAGGCGTCCGGGCGTCCGCTCGGGGTCGAGCTTCTCGCACAGCGCCAGCAGGTCCGCCGAGGTCATTCCCGGGCCCACCTTGCAGGCCACCGGGTTGGCCACGGCCGCGAGCAGCGCCACATGGGCGCCGTCCACCTGCCGGGTGCGCTCGCCGATCCACGGCCAGTGGGTGGAGGTGAGCAGCAGACGGCCGTCGTCCTGCATGCGCACCATCGGCAGCTCGTAGTCGAGCAGCAGCGCCTCGTGGCTGGTCCACACCGGCGCCTCGTGCCGCGCGCCGCGCGCCGGGCCGCTCCAGCCGAGCAGCTCCAGGATGCCGCGCGCCGACCGGTAGCCGGTCAGCATCCGGGTGGGGTCGGGCTTGCGCAGCTCGGGGTCCGGCTCGGGGGCGTTGACCATGTGGCCCCGGTAGACGGGGAGTTCGACCCCGGCGACCGTCTCGGTGGGCTTGGAGCGGGGCTTGCCGTACTGGCCCGCCAGGCGCCCGACCCGCAGTACGGGCTTGTGCGAGGTCATCCGCATGACCCCGGCCAGCATGTCGAGCAGCCCGACCTTGCGGGCCACGTCGCCGTGGCTGTTCTCCGCCCAGTCCTCGGCGCAGTCGCCGGACTGGACGATCTGGACCCGCCCGGCCGCGACCTCGGCCAGCCGCGCACGGAACTGGTCGACGTCGTCCGCCTCGACCAGCGGCGGCAGCGCGGCGAGCTCCTGCCGCACCCGTACGAGTTCCGCGTGGCCTTCCCAGTCCGGTTGCTGTACTGCGGGCAACGAGCGGAGGAACGCGTGGACGCTGTGCACCTGATACCTCCCAGGGTTGCGTGGTACCGCTCACCCGAAAGGCGGATCAGCAAGCGGCCGGACGCCGAGCCTCGCCGACCGCGGGAGGAAAACCGAAGCCGGTTTCCCCGACTCCCGGAAATGCGGGCGGATTCTCGGCCCGACTTGACGGAGTGTCCGCTCCCGCGCCGCCGACGGGATCCGGCCGGGGCGGGCCGCGGCGACTTGCGCGCGCGCCGCGCCGGCCCTCACTACGGGCCCGCGGTGGCGCAGTCACCATCGGGGCGCACCGTACCGCCTGGCGGCCCGCCGGGAACGGGTGCGCCGACGGGGCCGCAGTGACGAGCCACCCACGCGGCGGCGCGATGGGGTGCCCCCTGCACCTCGCCCGTGACGTCGAGTCCCGGCCATTCTCGGAAAGGTGGCTTCGACGAGCCGCTCAAACACAGCTGGAGGGGGTTTCGGTGAGTGTTCCCACCGGGAGTATGAGGTCTGTCTGGAATCGTCGCGCCGTACCGGCGCAGCGGACTTCACCAGCGGTCATGTACGAGCGCGAGTTCATGCTCAGGGACATGAGCAACGCGCTGTTCGCGTCCCTGCCGAGGCGGGACCAGCGGCACAAGGGGGAGCAGTATCTGCGCGGGCTGCTCACGGCGAAGGGGCGCCGGTCCATCAGGAACGTGGCGGCCTGCCTGGGTGATCCCACCCTGGAGCAGACCCTGCACCACTTCATCTGCAACTCCACCTGGGAGTGGCAGCCGGTGCGCGAGGCGCTGGCCTGCTGGCTCGGCCAGGTGATCTCGCCGCAGGCCTGGGTGGTGCGACAGATGTCGATCCCCAAGTCCGGCAGCCACTCGGTGGGGGTGGGCCGCAGCTTCGACCTCTACCGCAACCAGATGTTCCACGGCCAGCAGGCCTTCGGCGTGTGGTGCGCCTCGGAGGAGGCGGGGGCGCCGGTGAACTGGCGGCTCGTCCTGCCCGGAGCGGCGGGCGACGAGCAGGGTACGGCCACCGGTGCGTCCGGCGGAAGGTCCTCGCGCCACACCGTTGAGACGCCCGAGGAGTGCGCCACCACCGCGGCGCTGGAGTTCGCGGGCCTGCACGGCGCCCCGCTGCTGCCCGTGGTGCTCGATCTGCCGGTGCGCGACGCCGACGCGCTGGTGCGGCGGTTCGGCGCGGCCGGGGTGCCGGTGCTCGCGCGCGTCGGGGCCGGATCCCTGTTCACCGTGGAGGAGCCCGCCCTGGCCCGGTTCGGTACGGGCCCGCTGCCGGTGCAGCGGATCCTCGACTCGGTCAAGGGGCGCCGCCAGCGGGTCGGCAGGTTCGACCCGGGCGCACCCTCGGGCGTACGGCACACTCCCGCGGTCAAGGTACGGGTGGGGCTGCCGGGCGGGACGCCCGTGTTCCGGGACACCCGCGAGGGCGGGCTCGCGCTGGTCGGGGAGTGGGAGGAGCAGCACCGGGCGCCCACCCAGCTGTGGCTCACCAACATGGCGGGCGTGCCCACGTCCACGCTGCTGAGCCTGACCCGGCTGGCCGACCGGGTCGGCCAGGACCTCGCGGACCACGGGGACCGGTCGGGGCTGCGGGACTTCGAGGGGCGGTCGCTGCGCGGCTGGCACTGCCACATGACGCTGGCCTCGGCCGCCCACGCCCTGGAGGTCCTGACCGCCGGCCACCGGCGGGCCGAGGGCTACTTCCCCAAGGTGTCCTGAGGGCCGACGGCGGCCTCCCGCTGCCCGACCACCGCCTCCCGCCTGCGGCGCAGCACGTCCCGGGCGCGCAGCAGCCGTAGCGCCAACTGTGCTTCGGTCGCGCGCTCGGGCTGCTGCCAGCCGGGGCCGAGCAGCTCGGTGATGCGCTCCAGGCGGCGGGTCACCGTGTTGGGGTGGACGTGCAGACCGCCCGCCGCGCGGGTCGGGCTGCTGCCCGAGGCGAAGTACGCCTCCATCGTCGCCACCAGGTGCGTCATGCGCTCGGCGTCGTGGTCGAGCACCGGCCCGACGACCGAGGCGACGAACCCGT
Protein-coding sequences here:
- a CDS encoding 3-deoxy-7-phosphoheptulonate synthase, whose translation is MHSVHAFLRSLPAVQQPDWEGHAELVRVRQELAALPPLVEADDVDQFRARLAEVAAGRVQIVQSGDCAEDWAENSHGDVARKVGLLDMLAGVMRMTSHKPVLRVGRLAGQYGKPRSKPTETVAGVELPVYRGHMVNAPEPDPELRKPDPTRMLTGYRSARGILELLGWSGPARGARHEAPVWTSHEALLLDYELPMVRMQDDGRLLLTSTHWPWIGERTRQVDGAHVALLAAVANPVACKVGPGMTSADLLALCEKLDPERTPGRLTLISRMGADTVGERLPSLVAAVRAAGHPVIWLTDPMHGNTVNGPEGLKTRLVKTVVREVVEFHRAVTTAGGTAGGIHLETTPDDVTECVTDHDRLHEVGDKYTSFCDPRLNPRQAVSVASAWLG
- a CDS encoding IS701 family transposase, whose protein sequence is MSNALFASLPRRDQRHKGEQYLRGLLTAKGRRSIRNVAACLGDPTLEQTLHHFICNSTWEWQPVREALACWLGQVISPQAWVVRQMSIPKSGSHSVGVGRSFDLYRNQMFHGQQAFGVWCASEEAGAPVNWRLVLPGAAGDEQGTATGASGGRSSRHTVETPEECATTAALEFAGLHGAPLLPVVLDLPVRDADALVRRFGAAGVPVLARVGAGSLFTVEEPALARFGTGPLPVQRILDSVKGRRQRVGRFDPGAPSGVRHTPAVKVRVGLPGGTPVFRDTREGGLALVGEWEEQHRAPTQLWLTNMAGVPTSTLLSLTRLADRVGQDLADHGDRSGLRDFEGRSLRGWHCHMTLASAAHALEVLTAGHRRAEGYFPKVS